Genomic segment of Molothrus aeneus isolate 106 chromosome 3, BPBGC_Maene_1.0, whole genome shotgun sequence:
ggacagggacgtgaccctggccaggctgctggggccGTGTGGTCTCCTCTGTAACGCATTGGATGGAGAAATAGAGGCACTCTGGTGACCTTGGCTGTGGTCAGTgcatccccagggcagtgggaccccagccaggggacacaggaggcagcagtggTGCACATGGGGTTTTATTGGGGGGTTCTGGGTGCAGTGGAGATGTGAAGGCGTTGCTGGGTGGGTGCAGTGGAGATGTGCAGACGTTGCTGGGTGCAGTGCCGTGCCTGGGCCCTGCAGGGGTCTCCAGGCACACGCTCAGACGATGCCATCGAAGCCCTGGATCCCGCATTTCCTGCCTGCGATCTGGCAGCCGAAGGTGAGGGCATCCTGCAGGCTcctccctggggatggggcCCAGGATGAGCTGTGGCCGTGCCAAACTGAACCGTGGCCGTGCTGTGGCCGTGCCACGTTTGTGCCCACCTTCTGCGAGGGCAAAGATGACAGCAGCGTTgaaggtgtccccagcccccagcGTGTCCACGAGGGTCTCTGGGGGGAAGGCGTCCGAGTGCACCAGCTGCCCGTCGGGCCCCAAGGCATCAGCGCCCTCCTCAGCCCAGGCGCAGATCAGCGTGGCCCTGGGGGAGTGTGAGGTGGGTCGGGGGCGCACCGTGTGCCCCCCCCGGCCCCTCTCGGGTACACCCCTACCCTGGCTGGATGcacccccgcagcccccgcagcGCCTCGGGGGCCGATTGGTACCCGAAGTGCCGGGCCAGGTCCTTGCTGATGAACACCtgtgggagaggggctggggcgggGCAGCTCCCGGTACCCCCAGCCCGGTGCGGTGAGATCTGTGCCCTGGTGGCgtccccagagccctcctgggCCCCAAGAGCCCTCCTGGGCCCCAAGAGCCCGtctgagccccctgagcccgcctgagcccccagagcccgtctgagccccctgagcccGCCTGAGCCCGtctgagccccctgagcccgcctgagcccccagagccctcctgagcccccagagcccgcctgagccccctgagcccctgAGCCCGCCtgagcccccagacccctccaTCCAAACCCCCAACCCCGCACCCCCCGAGCCGACTCCCCCGGACCAGGACCCCCAACCCCCGCAGATCTGACCGCTCCTGTCCCGACCTCGGCCCCGCCACGCCTTTGGCCTCGCCCGGGACAGGCGATCGGGACAGGCGATCgggagaggggatggggacaaggggaTCGGGACAGGGGATcgggacaggggatggggacagcggatggggacaggggatggggacaggcgATCGGCACAGGCGATCgggagaggggatggggacaggcgATCGGAACAGGGGATGGAGACAGGGGATCGGGACAGGGGATCGGGACAGGCGATcgggacaggggatggggacagcggATCGGGACAGGCGATCCTGCCCAtcgccccggccccgcaccACTTGCCCCCGCCCCATCAgcggcagcagctcctcccgcGGCTTCTCCAGCTCCACCGAGATCCGGACCCGCCGCTCCGGCGCCGCCGCCCGGTTGTGCCGCTCCAGCCGCTCCAGCATCGCGCCCTGCTCCGCCGCGTTCCGGGCCTGCGGACACGGCTCCGGCATCACCGGGGGATCGCCGGTCCCGGGAGGCCCCTCGGTCCCGGGGATGCTCCCTCACTGGGGATGTCCCCCAGACCGAGGGATCCCCTCCGGTCCCGGGCTCACGTGCAGCCCGAGGGATTTTCCTCGGTCCCCCAGAACCCCCCGAGCCTCGGGCTCACCTCGAAGTGGATCCACCTGTACTGGGAGAGGTCCACCCGCTCGAAGTCGCGGGCTGTCACGTCGGGCAGGTTCCTGTGGGACGGAGGccggggggacatggggacccTCCGCCTGGCCCGTGCCGGGCCGAAGGGCAGCCCCGGGGGCCGCGGAGGGCCCCGCGCCACCGGGACAGAGGTCCCGAGGAGGCACTGCCGGGTGAATCATTAATGATGGCACCGTGAGCTGGACTCCAAGGGCAGCGCAGCGGTGGCCGCGCTGGGACCTGGGGTCAGCCGTGCCCAACAGTCCCTGACCCCCTTTGGCACGGCTGAGGGAGCCGGGTTGTCCCCACGGGGCCGTGCCGGCTGTCCCGCACTCCGGAGCGTGAAACTATCATCGCCAGTCCCCACCTCCGTGTGGAGATACCAGCTCCGGTCCCGGCAGCGGCACCAGAGGTGACAGGACTGCGGGGACACCGGAGGTGacagtggctgcagggacaccggAGGTGACAGAACTGCGGGGACACCAGAGGTGACAGGACTGCGGGGACACCGGAGGTGACAGGGGTGCAGGGACACCAGA
This window contains:
- the KHK gene encoding ketohexokinase yields the protein MAAAAGGAAGERRIMCVGLVCLDIISVVEAFPAEDSDTRCLSQRWQRGGNASNSCTVLALLGAPCAFMGSLAPGPAADFIAADFQRRGVDTAHVAWQPRGEVPCACCLVNAASGSRTIVLHDTNLPDVTARDFERVDLSQYRWIHFEARNAAEQGAMLERLERHNRAAAPERRVRISVELEKPREELLPLMGRGQVVFISKDLARHFGYQSAPEALRGLRGCIQPGATLICAWAEEGADALGPDGQLVHSDAFPPETLVDTLGAGDTFNAAVIFALAEGRSLQDALTFGCQIAGRKCGIQGFDGIV